One Persicobacter psychrovividus DNA window includes the following coding sequences:
- the dnaK gene encoding molecular chaperone DnaK gives MGKIIGIDLGTTNSCVAVMEGSEPVVIQNAEGHRTTPSIIGFLDNGNGERKVGDPAKRQAITNPTNTIASVKRFMGKKFSEISSEAKEVSYKVEQGSNDTVRVRIGDRQYSPQELSAVILQKMKSTAEDFLGTEVTEAVITVPAYFNDAERQATKEAGQIAGLEVKRIINEPTAAALAYGLDKKMDDQKIAVYDLGGGTFDISILELGDGVFEVLSTNGDVHLGGDNFDQVIINWLAESFLADHNVDLRKDPMALQRLKEAAEKAKIELSSSTNSEINLPYIMPIDGIPQHLVKSLSRAQFEQLADDLVRRSMEPVKKALNDAGLSTSDIDEVILVGGSTRIPVIQESVEKFFGKKPSKGVNPDEVVAVGAAIQGGVLTGDVKDVLLLDVTPLSLGIETMGGVMTKLIEANTTIPTKKSETFSTAADNQPSVEIHVLQGERPMAAHNKTIGRFQLTDIPPAQRGVPQIEVTFDIDANGIMHVSAKDKGTGKEQKITIEASSGLTDEEIEKMRAEAKANEQADKDAKEKVEKINQADSLVFQTEKQLKEFGDKLSEGNKTAIEGALATLKTAHASGDVAQIDPAIEGLNKAWEAASQEMYQAQQGAEGAAQPGPDAGAQGGAQGGDDAGASSAEDVDFEEVK, from the coding sequence ATGGGTAAGATCATTGGTATTGACTTAGGAACCACCAACTCTTGTGTGGCAGTTATGGAAGGTAGCGAGCCAGTCGTTATTCAAAACGCAGAAGGGCACCGTACTACACCTTCAATCATCGGTTTTTTGGATAATGGTAACGGGGAACGTAAAGTAGGTGATCCTGCAAAGCGTCAAGCGATTACTAACCCAACAAACACGATCGCTTCAGTGAAGCGTTTCATGGGTAAAAAATTCTCTGAGATTTCTTCGGAAGCTAAAGAGGTTTCTTACAAAGTAGAGCAAGGAAGCAACGACACTGTTCGCGTTAGAATTGGTGATCGTCAATATTCTCCACAGGAGTTGTCGGCTGTGATTCTTCAGAAGATGAAATCAACAGCAGAGGATTTCTTGGGAACGGAAGTTACAGAAGCAGTGATTACTGTTCCTGCATACTTCAATGATGCGGAGCGTCAGGCAACCAAAGAGGCAGGTCAGATTGCTGGTTTGGAAGTGAAGCGTATCATTAATGAGCCTACTGCTGCGGCATTGGCTTATGGTCTTGACAAGAAAATGGACGACCAAAAAATCGCTGTTTATGACCTTGGTGGTGGTACTTTTGATATCTCTATCTTGGAATTAGGTGATGGCGTATTTGAAGTATTGTCTACAAATGGTGATGTACATTTGGGTGGTGATAACTTTGACCAGGTGATCATCAACTGGTTGGCGGAATCATTCTTGGCGGATCACAATGTAGATTTGCGTAAAGATCCTATGGCTTTGCAGCGTTTGAAAGAAGCTGCTGAGAAAGCCAAAATTGAGTTGTCTTCTTCAACGAATTCGGAGATCAACTTGCCATATATCATGCCAATCGACGGTATCCCTCAGCACTTGGTAAAATCATTGTCTCGTGCTCAATTCGAGCAACTGGCTGATGATTTGGTTCGCCGTTCTATGGAGCCAGTGAAAAAAGCATTGAACGATGCAGGTTTGTCTACTTCTGATATCGACGAGGTAATCTTGGTAGGTGGATCAACTCGTATCCCTGTAATCCAGGAGTCTGTGGAGAAATTCTTCGGCAAGAAACCATCTAAAGGGGTGAATCCTGATGAGGTAGTAGCTGTAGGTGCTGCGATCCAGGGTGGTGTATTGACTGGTGATGTAAAAGATGTATTGTTGTTGGATGTTACGCCATTGTCTTTGGGTATTGAAACCATGGGTGGTGTAATGACTAAATTGATTGAAGCAAACACAACAATCCCAACCAAGAAGTCAGAGACATTCTCTACTGCTGCTGATAACCAGCCTTCTGTTGAGATTCACGTATTGCAAGGTGAGCGCCCAATGGCTGCCCACAACAAAACAATCGGTCGTTTCCAATTGACTGACATTCCACCAGCACAACGCGGTGTACCTCAAATCGAAGTAACATTTGACATCGATGCCAACGGTATCATGCACGTGTCTGCCAAAGATAAAGGAACAGGTAAAGAGCAAAAAATCACGATCGAGGCTTCTTCAGGTTTGACGGACGAGGAAATCGAGAAAATGCGCGCTGAGGCGAAAGCCAATGAGCAAGCGGATAAAGATGCTAAAGAGAAAGTAGAAAAAATCAACCAGGCGGATTCATTGGTTTTCCAAACTGAAAAGCAATTGAAAGAGTTCGGTGATAAGCTTTCTGAAGGTAACAAAACAGCTATTGAAGGCGCTTTGGCTACTTTGAAAACAGCTCACGCTTCAGGTGATGTTGCTCAGATCGATCCAGCAATCGAAGGTTTGAACAAAGCTTGGGAAGCGGCTTCTCAAGAGATGTACCAAGCACAACAAGGTGCTGAAGGTGCAGCGCAGCCAGGGCCTGATGCAGGCGCGCAAGGCGGTGCTCAGGGTGGCGACGATGCAGGCGCATCATCTGCTGAAGATGTAGATTTCGAAGAAGTGAAGTAA
- the glf gene encoding UDP-galactopyranose mutase: MKYDFLIVGAGLFGAVFAQQATKNGKRCLVIDKRPHLGGNVYCEEIEGINVHKYGAHIFHTNDKTVWNYVNSFVEFNRYTNSPLANYKGALYNLPFNMNTFHQLWGVHTPDEAKAIIQKQIDAENINSPQNLEEQALSLVGRDIYEKLIKEYTEKQWGCPATDLPAFIIKRLPVRFTFDNNYFKDRYQGIPIGGYNKLVDALLEGVDTRTNCDFFQNKEALLPLADKVVYTGKLDEYYDFQFGHLEYRGLDFKHKTLDTANFQGNAVVNYTDAKTPYTRIIEHKHFEFGTQAKTVITEEYPKMASTSDEPFYPINNERNNKMLQQYMGLVKQEDNVIFGGRLAEYKYYDMHQIVASALKAYKNEH, translated from the coding sequence ATGAAATATGACTTTTTAATTGTTGGCGCAGGGCTCTTCGGAGCCGTGTTTGCCCAACAAGCCACAAAAAATGGCAAACGCTGCTTGGTGATTGATAAGCGCCCTCATTTAGGAGGAAATGTATATTGCGAAGAAATTGAAGGGATCAACGTCCATAAATACGGTGCTCACATCTTTCATACTAATGATAAAACGGTCTGGAACTATGTAAATTCCTTTGTTGAATTTAACCGATATACCAATAGCCCATTAGCCAATTATAAGGGAGCGTTGTACAACCTGCCTTTCAATATGAATACCTTTCACCAACTTTGGGGAGTACACACTCCCGACGAGGCCAAAGCGATTATTCAGAAACAGATTGATGCCGAGAATATCAATTCTCCGCAAAACCTCGAAGAGCAAGCTCTTTCGTTGGTTGGGAGAGATATTTACGAAAAGCTGATCAAGGAATATACAGAGAAACAGTGGGGATGCCCTGCCACAGACCTACCTGCCTTTATCATCAAACGATTGCCTGTCCGGTTCACTTTTGACAATAATTATTTTAAAGATCGTTATCAGGGAATCCCAATTGGCGGATATAACAAGCTTGTTGATGCACTTTTGGAAGGGGTTGACACGCGTACCAATTGTGATTTTTTCCAAAATAAGGAGGCGCTTTTACCACTTGCCGACAAGGTTGTTTACACAGGTAAACTGGACGAATACTACGATTTTCAGTTTGGGCACTTAGAATATCGAGGATTGGATTTCAAGCATAAAACACTTGACACTGCCAATTTTCAAGGGAATGCTGTGGTCAATTATACAGATGCTAAAACTCCTTACACTCGAATCATTGAACACAAGCATTTTGAATTTGGCACCCAAGCCAAGACGGTAATCACTGAAGAGTACCCCAAAATGGCTTCAACCTCTGACGAGCCTTTTTACCCCATCAATAATGAGCGCAACAATAAGATGCTTCAGCAATATATGGGGCTGGTAAAACAAGAGGACAACGTCATCTTTGGAGGCCGCCTTGCTGAATATAAATATTATGATATGCACCAAATTGTCGCATCAGCCTTAAAAGCCTATAAGAATGAGCATTAA
- a CDS encoding TrkH family potassium uptake protein: MNWNSIHEKLINQLYLTKPYADKVINATRLIITISVVIGIIYALGFELDEQRLQKVIYWLEITLNVYILNFIIRAIYSLEIKHFIREHKVELALILFVVLNKITTHHLDNYIFQLMIKNHHFSHLRHANFYFGFVSFCLLLVFINEFTDGSRFLSELKMSPPKLITLSFLLLILAGAGTLMLPAMTTAPGSMPFIDALFTSTSAVCVTGLIVVDTATYFTLKGQVVIMFLFQVGGLGIIAFAVFFSGILRGTANIKEQVLLQDYLSSESLQETKETLKAIFKLTFLIELLSSIGIYFSWQNVHFTSIGQKIYFSVFHAISAFCNAGFSLFSNNLFESGVKDCYFLHIVVAATIVFGGLGFGAMNDIFSLTKLRERMDKPWMEWKLGTKVAVWVTFGLILFGTVFYYFLEKDNSLAGLNFGQAIVASMFQSVTTRTAGFNTVDLSNIRTGTVLIMSLLMFIGACSGSTGGGIKTSTFFVIMASFFNNLRGKSRIEFGKRELPKEALFDATSIFIFAIIINVGSVFILTILQEKDTLQMIIFEQFSAFSTCGLSMGLTGHLAYWSKWILINSMFLGRVGTLTFVLALSSSKYTKNYKYPSVNMMIG, from the coding sequence ATGAATTGGAATTCTATTCATGAAAAACTCATCAACCAACTTTATCTGACCAAGCCTTATGCTGACAAGGTCATTAATGCCACAAGGCTGATCATCACCATCTCGGTCGTGATCGGGATCATTTATGCCCTGGGCTTTGAGCTCGATGAACAAAGGCTTCAAAAGGTCATTTACTGGTTGGAGATCACCCTGAATGTGTACATCCTGAATTTTATCATTCGAGCAATTTACAGCCTCGAAATCAAACATTTTATTCGGGAGCACAAGGTAGAACTGGCACTGATTCTGTTTGTGGTGCTCAATAAAATCACCACCCATCACCTGGATAATTACATCTTCCAGCTGATGATCAAGAATCACCATTTCAGCCACTTGCGACATGCCAATTTCTATTTTGGCTTCGTATCCTTCTGCCTGTTACTGGTTTTCATTAATGAGTTCACGGATGGGTCCCGATTCCTCTCAGAACTCAAGATGTCGCCTCCAAAGCTGATCACCCTGAGTTTCTTGCTTTTGATTCTTGCAGGTGCAGGCACCTTAATGCTGCCTGCCATGACGACCGCACCAGGCTCCATGCCATTTATTGACGCCCTGTTCACCTCCACAAGTGCCGTCTGTGTTACTGGCCTGATTGTGGTAGATACCGCCACCTATTTCACCCTAAAAGGGCAGGTGGTTATTATGTTCCTTTTCCAGGTGGGTGGCCTCGGAATCATTGCTTTTGCCGTCTTCTTTTCTGGTATTCTTAGAGGTACTGCCAATATCAAAGAACAGGTATTGCTTCAGGATTACCTCTCTTCGGAATCCTTACAGGAAACCAAAGAAACCCTGAAAGCCATCTTTAAACTCACGTTCCTTATCGAGTTATTGTCCTCTATCGGAATTTATTTCTCTTGGCAGAATGTTCACTTCACCTCTATCGGCCAAAAAATATATTTCTCGGTATTTCATGCAATTTCCGCCTTCTGTAATGCTGGTTTCAGCCTGTTCAGTAATAACCTTTTTGAATCAGGTGTAAAGGATTGCTACTTCCTGCATATTGTGGTGGCCGCTACAATTGTATTTGGTGGGTTGGGCTTTGGAGCCATGAACGACATATTCTCGCTCACCAAGCTGCGCGAGCGCATGGACAAACCCTGGATGGAATGGAAGCTCGGAACGAAAGTCGCCGTTTGGGTAACTTTTGGACTGATCCTTTTCGGTACTGTATTTTATTACTTCCTCGAAAAAGACAACTCGCTTGCAGGGCTTAACTTTGGGCAGGCCATTGTCGCTTCCATGTTTCAGTCTGTAACCACACGTACTGCTGGCTTCAATACCGTTGACCTCTCCAATATCAGGACAGGCACAGTGTTGATCATGAGTTTGCTGATGTTTATCGGTGCCTGTTCAGGCTCCACGGGTGGGGGTATTAAAACCTCAACCTTCTTTGTGATCATGGCCTCGTTCTTCAACAACCTGCGAGGAAAATCACGTATCGAATTCGGCAAAAGGGAGTTGCCCAAAGAAGCCTTGTTTGATGCCACATCTATATTTATCTTTGCGATCATTATCAATGTCGGCTCAGTGTTCATCCTGACCATCTTACAGGAAAAAGACACCTTGCAGATGATCATTTTTGAGCAATTCTCCGCATTTTCAACCTGTGGGCTAAGTATGGGACTCACGGGGCACCTCGCCTATTGGAGCAAGTGGATTTTAATAAACTCCATGTTCCTCGGAAGGGTGGGTACACTAACTTTTGTCTTGGCACTAAGCTCAAGCAAATACACTAAAAACTACAAATACCCAAGCGTGAATATGATGATTGGGTAA
- the rfaE1 gene encoding D-glycero-beta-D-manno-heptose-7-phosphate kinase yields MKYSSLDKIFEQFNDLKVLVIGDVMVDSYIWGKVDRISPEAPVPVVNIHKKEDRLGGAANVAKNIQSLGATPILCSLVGEDGDGENFMRILEDRGVSTEGILQSSERVTTVKQRVLAGSQQMMRIDTETDKALSAQEQKALLSKIKTLIDQVDVIIFEDYDKGVLNKAVIAQVVSWAREKNIPTVVDPKKRNFLFYEGVTLFKPNLKEIKEGLKIEFNPDQPAELEGAVNQLLSKLNADIALITMSERGVYIKSKTEHVHIPAHIRSISDVSGAGDTVISITSLCLAMGLPLDFSASLANLGGGLVCESLGVVPIDKKRLYEEADKHQYISLIK; encoded by the coding sequence ATGAAATATTCCTCTTTAGATAAAATATTTGAACAATTTAATGACCTAAAGGTGCTTGTCATCGGCGACGTCATGGTAGACTCCTACATTTGGGGGAAAGTCGATCGGATTTCTCCAGAAGCACCCGTGCCAGTAGTCAATATTCATAAAAAAGAGGATCGTTTGGGCGGTGCAGCCAATGTCGCCAAAAATATCCAATCACTTGGAGCGACACCCATCCTCTGCTCTTTGGTCGGGGAAGATGGTGATGGCGAAAATTTCATGCGTATCCTTGAAGATCGGGGAGTTTCTACCGAAGGAATTCTTCAAAGCAGCGAACGGGTAACGACCGTAAAACAGCGCGTTTTGGCAGGTTCCCAGCAGATGATGCGCATTGACACAGAAACCGACAAAGCACTCAGTGCACAGGAGCAAAAAGCACTTCTTTCGAAAATTAAAACATTAATAGACCAAGTTGATGTTATCATCTTCGAGGATTACGATAAAGGAGTACTCAACAAAGCAGTGATTGCGCAGGTGGTAAGCTGGGCTCGGGAAAAAAATATCCCGACGGTCGTGGACCCTAAAAAACGCAATTTCCTGTTTTATGAAGGCGTAACGCTTTTTAAGCCCAACCTGAAAGAAATTAAAGAAGGGCTGAAAATTGAGTTCAACCCAGATCAGCCTGCCGAGCTTGAAGGAGCGGTAAATCAGTTACTCAGCAAGCTAAATGCTGATATTGCACTGATCACCATGTCGGAGCGAGGCGTTTACATTAAAAGCAAAACAGAACACGTACATATTCCTGCACATATCCGCAGCATCTCTGATGTTTCGGGCGCAGGCGATACCGTCATCAGCATTACGTCGCTGTGCCTGGCAATGGGACTGCCGCTGGATTTCTCTGCATCGCTGGCCAATTTAGGCGGCGGTTTAGTCTGTGAATCCCTGGGCGTTGTGCCTATCGACAAGAAGCGATTGTATGAAGAAGCGGATAAACATCAATATATCTCATTGATCAAATAA
- a CDS encoding pyridoxal phosphate-dependent aminotransferase, which produces MDILSNRVKSMTVSATLAMAQKAREIKAQGANVISLSLGEPDFKTPQHVQDAAKEAIDSGDFFSYTPVPGYQDLREAIAAKLKRENGIEAKAENIVVSTGAKHSIANVFMCILDDGDEVIIYSPFWVSYPEMVGVAGGKPVFINAGIEKDFKATADQLEAAITPKTKAIIFSSPCNPTGAVFSKDELQAVADVVTKHENIVVIADEIYEYINFTGKHCSIATLPGMAERTITVNGLSKGHAMTGWRIGYICAPEAIAKACIKLQGQFTSGTNSIAQRAAIAAFEGDMEPTKKMGEAYYNRRSMVYELLSEIEGVKLAMPEGAFYFFPDISAFFGKKTPDGETIKDANDVSMYLLTQAHVSTVSGAAFGAPDCLRISYAASEEQLREAIARIKDKLALLS; this is translated from the coding sequence ATGGACATCCTATCCAATCGTGTAAAATCCATGACCGTATCAGCTACTTTGGCCATGGCACAAAAAGCTCGTGAAATCAAAGCTCAAGGAGCAAATGTTATTAGCCTGAGCTTAGGTGAGCCTGACTTCAAAACTCCTCAGCACGTTCAGGATGCCGCCAAGGAGGCTATCGATTCTGGCGACTTCTTCTCTTACACACCAGTACCTGGTTACCAGGATTTACGTGAAGCGATTGCCGCAAAATTAAAGCGCGAAAATGGTATAGAGGCTAAAGCTGAAAATATTGTGGTTTCTACGGGCGCCAAACATTCTATTGCCAATGTGTTCATGTGTATCCTGGACGATGGCGATGAAGTGATCATCTACTCTCCATTCTGGGTAAGTTATCCTGAAATGGTTGGTGTTGCTGGTGGTAAGCCTGTATTTATTAATGCTGGTATCGAGAAAGATTTCAAAGCTACTGCCGATCAGCTTGAAGCCGCAATCACGCCAAAAACCAAAGCCATCATTTTCTCTTCTCCTTGTAACCCTACAGGAGCGGTATTCTCTAAAGATGAGCTTCAGGCTGTTGCTGATGTGGTCACCAAGCACGAAAACATTGTTGTGATTGCTGATGAGATTTATGAGTACATCAACTTCACAGGCAAACATTGTTCTATCGCCACTTTGCCAGGAATGGCCGAGCGTACCATTACGGTTAATGGCCTTTCAAAAGGACACGCAATGACAGGCTGGAGAATTGGTTACATTTGTGCCCCTGAGGCCATTGCCAAAGCTTGTATCAAGTTGCAGGGCCAGTTTACTTCAGGAACCAACTCTATTGCACAGCGTGCAGCTATTGCCGCCTTTGAAGGCGATATGGAACCTACCAAAAAAATGGGGGAAGCTTACTACAACCGTCGTTCGATGGTTTATGAATTGCTTTCTGAGATTGAAGGTGTAAAATTGGCGATGCCAGAAGGTGCTTTCTATTTCTTCCCAGACATTTCCGCTTTCTTCGGCAAGAAAACTCCAGACGGTGAAACCATCAAAGATGCCAACGATGTTTCGATGTATTTACTGACACAGGCACACGTATCTACCGTATCGGGCGCAGCTTTTGGTGCACCAGATTGTTTAAGAATTTCTTACGCTGCTTCAGAAGAACAACTTCGTGAAGCCATCGCCAGAATTAAAGATAAATTAGCGCTTCTTTCATAA
- the recR gene encoding recombination mediator RecR — MQFSSKLIENAVGEISKLPGIGQKTALRLVMHLLKAPEEQSESLSKAIVKMRHEIQFCKKCHHISDEETCNICNSPRRDGTIICLVEESQDVMAVENTAQYFGHYHVLGGVISPMEGIGPSMLKIDSLVKRITESIATDQPIKEVILALSPTMEGDTTAFYLTKKLKAFEHLKITTIARGIPVGGELEYADEVTLGRSIQARVSFAD; from the coding sequence ATGCAATTTTCATCAAAACTTATAGAAAACGCCGTCGGCGAAATCTCTAAATTACCAGGCATTGGGCAAAAAACAGCCCTGCGCCTGGTAATGCACTTGCTCAAAGCCCCTGAGGAACAGAGCGAGTCTTTATCAAAGGCCATTGTTAAAATGCGCCACGAAATTCAGTTCTGCAAAAAATGCCACCATATCAGCGACGAGGAAACCTGCAACATCTGCAACTCCCCACGGCGTGATGGCACGATCATCTGCTTGGTGGAAGAATCCCAGGACGTGATGGCCGTAGAAAACACCGCACAATATTTTGGGCATTACCATGTACTGGGTGGCGTAATTTCACCCATGGAAGGCATTGGCCCCTCGATGCTGAAGATTGATTCTCTGGTAAAAAGAATTACCGAAAGCATAGCAACAGATCAGCCCATTAAAGAGGTGATTCTGGCATTGTCCCCGACAATGGAAGGCGATACCACTGCCTTTTATTTAACGAAAAAATTAAAGGCTTTCGAACACCTGAAAATTACCACCATTGCACGAGGTATCCCTGTTGGTGGCGAGCTGGAATATGCTGATGAAGTAACATTGGGCCGCTCAATTCAGGCAAGGGTTTCTTTTGCCGACTAA
- a CDS encoding ATP-dependent Clp protease adaptor ClpS, which translates to MRNEYLEEVLEEILTDESTVEERDLMVYNDDINTFDHVIDTLIKVCRHTTEQAEQCTWIIHYKGKCAVKKGTLRELKPMRDAICEAGIDAKIV; encoded by the coding sequence ATGAGAAATGAATATTTGGAGGAAGTCCTCGAAGAAATCCTGACAGATGAGTCAACGGTTGAAGAGCGGGATCTTATGGTTTATAACGATGATATCAACACCTTCGATCACGTCATTGATACCCTGATCAAAGTTTGCCGACACACCACTGAGCAGGCAGAACAGTGTACATGGATCATCCATTACAAAGGAAAGTGTGCCGTAAAAAAAGGTACTTTGCGCGAGCTCAAACCTATGCGCGATGCCATTTGTGAAGCAGGCATTGACGCCAAGATTGTCTGA
- a CDS encoding UDP-2,3-diacylglucosamine diphosphatase, with the protein MDLNELKVLPQGKKIFFASDFHLGAPNAEQSLIRERKIVRWLDHIEAEAHAILFLGDIFDFWFEYKTVVPRGFNRFFGKLAALKDRGIHVYMLTGNHDMWMFDFFPKEFGIPVIKQQPISITINNTRLMFGHGDGLGPGDKKYKFLKKIFANPFCQWCFERLHPNLGIGIATRWSHGSRAQNADFDEQFLGDDEWIYAYCKAVEEQQHHDYYLFGHRHLPMNLSVSDNSRYLNLGEWISHCLYGEFDGQKLELRNFESETKPINN; encoded by the coding sequence ATGGATCTAAACGAATTAAAAGTACTTCCGCAAGGGAAAAAAATCTTCTTTGCCTCGGACTTTCACCTTGGCGCACCCAATGCCGAGCAAAGCCTGATCAGGGAACGGAAAATTGTGCGATGGCTCGATCATATTGAAGCAGAAGCGCATGCGATCCTGTTTCTTGGCGATATCTTTGATTTCTGGTTTGAATATAAAACGGTCGTTCCGCGTGGCTTCAACCGATTCTTCGGAAAGCTTGCAGCCCTCAAAGACCGCGGAATTCATGTCTATATGCTTACTGGCAACCATGATATGTGGATGTTTGATTTCTTCCCCAAAGAGTTCGGGATACCCGTCATTAAGCAACAGCCGATAAGCATCACGATCAATAACACCCGACTGATGTTTGGCCATGGCGATGGGCTCGGGCCTGGCGATAAGAAGTATAAGTTTCTGAAAAAAATCTTTGCCAACCCCTTCTGCCAGTGGTGCTTCGAACGCCTGCATCCCAACCTCGGCATTGGCATTGCCACGCGGTGGTCACATGGAAGCAGGGCTCAAAATGCCGACTTCGATGAGCAGTTTTTAGGGGACGACGAATGGATTTATGCCTATTGCAAAGCCGTCGAAGAACAGCAACACCATGATTATTATTTATTTGGACATCGCCATTTACCTATGAATCTGAGCGTTAGCGACAACAGCCGTTACCTGAATTTAGGAGAATGGATCTCACATTGCTTATATGGTGAGTTTGATGGACAAAAGCTTGAATTGCGAAATTTCGAATCGGAAACCAAGCCAATAAACAATTGA
- the ftsH gene encoding ATP-dependent zinc metalloprotease FtsH produces MAENPQKKRKMIPTPPPRNNYQMWVIVSLLLLVIGFSLFGNGNHTKDITLNRFDEMLKAGDIKEIVVVQNRNSVEVSLRKEALEKKAYKEDQNGNSVGFGGQTNDGPHYKIQIVSGDSFIEHLGTMEDNLQSNDPAYKKIGYKVEERSDFTSFIFNYGFLILMIVAFWFLMRRMTGGGGPGGQIFNIGKSKAQLFDAENKVKITFKDVAGLDEAKEEVQEVVEFLKKPSKFTRLGGKIPKGALLVGPPGTGKTLLAKAVAGEAGVPFFSLSGSDFVEMFVGVGAARVRDLFKQAKDKAPCIIFIDEIDAIGRMRGKGQMPGSNDERENTLNSLLVEMDGFGTDSGVIILAATNRPDVLDSALLRPGRFDRQISIDKPDIVGREAIFSVHLNNLRLSPDVDAKKLAAQTPGFAGAEIANVTNEAALIAARRDKEAVDMQDFQDAVDRVIGGLEKKNKIISPEEKKIVAYHEAGHAVAGWFLEHADPLVKVSIVPRGVAALGYAQYLPKEQFLYQTEQLIDEMCMALGGRVAEDLIFNKISTGALSDLERVTKMAYSIVSIYGMNAEVGNVSFYDSKGNDMAFSKPYSEATAEKIDEEVRKIIEGAYQRTKELLMSKNDQLELIAQELLDKEILFQSDLERLIGKRPFEKQTTYKEFMDKDIKTVEIPPVADDSDNLEKPSQENTEV; encoded by the coding sequence ATGGCAGAGAATCCACAGAAAAAGCGAAAGATGATTCCTACACCGCCACCAAGAAATAATTACCAAATGTGGGTGATTGTTTCTTTGCTGTTATTGGTGATTGGCTTCAGCCTGTTCGGTAACGGGAATCACACCAAGGACATTACCCTTAATCGCTTTGACGAGATGTTGAAAGCTGGTGACATCAAAGAGATTGTCGTTGTGCAAAACCGCAACAGCGTCGAAGTGTCGCTGAGAAAAGAAGCGCTTGAGAAAAAAGCCTACAAAGAGGACCAAAATGGCAACAGCGTCGGTTTCGGCGGCCAAACCAACGATGGTCCACACTATAAAATTCAAATCGTTTCAGGAGATTCCTTCATTGAGCATTTAGGCACAATGGAAGACAACCTGCAAAGCAACGACCCCGCTTACAAAAAAATCGGGTATAAAGTCGAAGAACGATCTGATTTCACTTCCTTTATTTTCAATTATGGCTTCCTGATCCTGATGATTGTGGCCTTTTGGTTCCTGATGCGCCGCATGACTGGCGGTGGCGGACCTGGCGGTCAGATTTTCAATATCGGAAAATCCAAAGCACAACTTTTTGATGCAGAAAATAAGGTCAAAATTACTTTCAAAGACGTTGCCGGCCTCGATGAAGCCAAAGAGGAAGTTCAGGAAGTTGTAGAATTTTTGAAAAAGCCTTCAAAATTCACCCGCCTCGGAGGTAAAATTCCTAAAGGTGCATTGCTTGTAGGCCCTCCTGGTACAGGTAAAACATTGTTGGCCAAAGCCGTTGCTGGAGAGGCAGGCGTACCATTCTTCTCGCTTTCAGGTTCTGATTTCGTCGAGATGTTCGTTGGTGTGGGTGCTGCCCGTGTACGTGATTTGTTTAAACAAGCCAAAGACAAAGCGCCATGTATCATCTTTATCGATGAGATCGATGCCATTGGTCGTATGCGTGGAAAAGGGCAAATGCCTGGTTCAAACGATGAACGTGAAAACACGCTGAACTCTTTATTGGTAGAAATGGATGGTTTTGGTACTGACTCAGGGGTAATTATCCTTGCGGCGACCAACCGCCCAGATGTATTGGATAGCGCATTGCTTCGACCAGGCCGTTTCGACCGTCAGATTTCTATTGACAAGCCAGACATTGTTGGCCGTGAGGCCATCTTCAGTGTTCACTTGAACAACCTGAGACTTTCCCCAGATGTTGATGCCAAGAAACTGGCAGCGCAAACCCCTGGCTTTGCTGGAGCGGAAATTGCCAACGTCACCAACGAAGCAGCTTTGATTGCTGCCCGCCGGGACAAAGAAGCGGTAGATATGCAAGATTTTCAGGATGCTGTCGATCGTGTGATCGGAGGACTTGAAAAGAAAAATAAGATTATCTCTCCTGAAGAGAAGAAAATTGTGGCTTACCACGAAGCAGGCCATGCAGTGGCAGGCTGGTTTTTGGAGCATGCCGATCCATTGGTAAAAGTAAGTATTGTCCCTCGTGGTGTTGCCGCTTTGGGTTATGCGCAGTATTTGCCAAAAGAGCAGTTCTTGTATCAGACGGAGCAATTGATCGATGAAATGTGTATGGCGCTCGGTGGCCGTGTTGCCGAAGACTTGATCTTCAACAAGATTTCCACAGGTGCATTAAGTGATCTGGAGCGTGTAACGAAAATGGCTTACTCCATCGTTTCGATTTACGGGATGAATGCTGAAGTGGGCAATGTTTCCTTCTACGACTCCAAGGGCAACGATATGGCATTTTCAAAACCATATTCTGAAGCTACAGCAGAGAAAATCGACGAAGAAGTTCGTAAGATTATCGAAGGGGCTTACCAACGTACCAAAGAGTTGTTGATGAGCAAAAACGATCAGCTTGAACTGATTGCTCAGGAACTGTTAGACAAAGAGATTTTGTTCCAGTCCGATTTGGAAAGACTGATCGGCAAGCGTCCTTTTGAAAAGCAGACCACTTATAAGGAATTCATGGACAAGGACATCAAAACTGTGGAAATCCCACCAGTAGCTGATGATAGCGACAACCTTGAAAAACCTTCTCAAGAGAATACAGAAGTATAA